In the genome of Ignavibacteriales bacterium, one region contains:
- a CDS encoding tetratricopeptide repeat protein yields MIKKIIILSLLIYSILLPQTNSDALRREALDHMKFERYGEAIDLLNRYISANPRKTDGYTFRAFCYEKRGLYESAVYDLRTANKINSSDKSINENLSRVTETWYALLHNRIAGYKREIAIDPSIASNYLEIGKAYKNLGNWSEAEVWYDKYLTMEHASSDEILRYCEILAALNKISKGEPILKKYCELNPDDHRLWSRYGYFTLWLGKNKIAIDAFENSLKFRPYFKEALDGLAQANGKGFTYLVNDTTKRNYSTASNKGYAIDNYIRRLKNNPNDNATRILLIKELLHANRFNEAESELKELGKDKNFKKEFEQLGADLKLKKSTYYKNHISDLKEKYESNKEEKVLLKLTAAFVNMNDYSSAKKYYEDFLSAYPNSEAVRYQFAVHSGWFMDYCTAGEQIAILNSLFPENTDYKLLKLKYSIWTDQFSSDLITVINEIQDKQISNSEFEVIAANILVKLEKPDQAEHYIRLAEKNNPQDPQLELLKGHLENLRSKIEDRNLFSLLEEARTAAFHRNCIKAIDLYKKYLTAQPDELNILRELSSSYECDGNYNKAISIYTQILDKEFSFTDALQRAKLYLWSRDSVSALREFKKLYAENPDNNEVKLLLGDAYLANGLELNAKNIYSEMLLQNPGSYIIKKRMNWLSPDDDSNSNKFFTNLMLIPEANFFSDNISLRYKTQGIGLQVGLTKFIAAGISFYNGDLRSDSGDTDFNIIKGTVYLKLNRIVSATAGFGRTRFENEFNSNITEVSLRAEDEMKYTIIASFNSSDASHIMYSPFLVDERLNAKNYSLNAKYFATTNTFLAGRFMYNSLSDSNDGYHLDLKLGENFNNRISAGYVYSFIDYKNRSLLYWSPENFEAHSLWADWKFISNKETEAVIGGKVGIIPENDFILREISGSLSHKFFDKLTLRLRASAGSTVRQETGYSSVSFGISAFWSF; encoded by the coding sequence ATGATCAAAAAAATAATCATCCTGTCTCTCTTAATTTATTCTATCCTTTTACCGCAGACTAATTCTGATGCGTTACGTCGTGAAGCACTTGACCATATGAAATTTGAAAGATATGGTGAAGCTATTGATCTGCTTAACAGGTACATTTCTGCAAACCCACGAAAAACCGACGGATATACATTTAGAGCTTTCTGTTATGAAAAGAGAGGTCTATATGAATCTGCTGTTTACGATCTGAGAACTGCTAACAAAATTAATTCGTCCGATAAATCAATTAATGAAAATCTATCCAGGGTCACTGAAACATGGTATGCATTGCTTCATAACAGGATAGCAGGATACAAGCGTGAAATAGCGATTGATCCTTCAATAGCCTCCAACTATCTTGAAATCGGCAAAGCATATAAAAATCTTGGTAACTGGTCGGAGGCTGAAGTCTGGTATGATAAGTACCTGACAATGGAACACGCATCATCAGATGAAATTCTTCGTTACTGTGAAATTCTGGCAGCATTAAATAAAATATCCAAGGGTGAACCAATTCTTAAAAAATACTGTGAACTAAATCCGGATGATCATAGACTGTGGTCGAGATATGGATATTTCACTCTGTGGCTTGGTAAAAATAAAATTGCAATTGATGCTTTTGAAAACTCTCTTAAATTCCGTCCATATTTTAAAGAGGCACTCGATGGACTTGCGCAGGCAAATGGTAAGGGCTTTACATACCTGGTCAATGATACAACAAAAAGAAATTACAGCACTGCCTCCAATAAAGGATATGCGATTGACAACTATATCCGGCGTTTGAAAAATAATCCAAACGATAATGCAACAAGAATATTGTTGATAAAAGAATTACTCCATGCAAACAGGTTTAATGAAGCTGAATCAGAACTTAAAGAACTTGGGAAGGATAAAAACTTCAAGAAAGAATTTGAACAGTTAGGTGCTGATCTGAAATTAAAGAAATCAACTTATTATAAAAATCATATCTCAGATTTAAAAGAAAAGTATGAAAGCAATAAGGAAGAGAAAGTTCTTCTTAAGCTTACGGCGGCATTTGTAAATATGAATGATTATTCATCCGCAAAAAAATATTATGAGGATTTTCTTTCAGCTTACCCGAATTCTGAAGCCGTTAGGTATCAGTTTGCAGTTCACTCAGGATGGTTTATGGATTACTGCACAGCAGGTGAGCAGATAGCAATACTCAACAGTCTTTTTCCTGAAAATACTGATTACAAATTGTTGAAATTAAAGTACTCTATTTGGACAGATCAATTCTCCAGCGATTTAATTACTGTTATAAATGAAATTCAGGATAAACAAATAAGTAATTCTGAATTTGAAGTGATTGCCGCGAATATTCTTGTAAAATTAGAAAAACCTGATCAGGCAGAACATTATATCCGGTTGGCAGAAAAAAATAACCCGCAGGATCCCCAGTTGGAACTTCTTAAAGGTCACCTTGAAAATTTAAGATCCAAAATTGAAGACAGAAATCTTTTTTCACTACTTGAAGAAGCACGGACAGCGGCTTTCCATAGGAATTGCATTAAAGCGATCGATCTTTATAAAAAATATCTTACCGCCCAGCCGGATGAATTGAATATCTTGCGGGAATTATCATCCTCATACGAATGTGACGGAAATTATAATAAAGCAATTTCAATTTATACTCAGATACTTGATAAAGAATTTTCTTTCACCGATGCACTTCAGCGAGCAAAACTTTATCTATGGAGCAGGGATTCTGTTTCTGCTTTAAGGGAATTCAAAAAACTTTATGCTGAAAATCCGGATAACAATGAAGTTAAACTGTTGCTTGGGGATGCATACTTAGCAAACGGTCTTGAACTAAATGCAAAAAACATTTATTCCGAAATGTTATTGCAAAATCCAGGTTCTTACATAATTAAAAAGAGAATGAATTGGCTTTCACCCGATGATGATTCTAATTCAAATAAATTTTTTACCAATTTAATGTTAATACCCGAAGCAAATTTTTTTAGTGATAATATAAGTCTGAGATACAAGACCCAGGGAATCGGTTTGCAGGTAGGATTAACGAAATTTATTGCAGCAGGAATTTCATTTTACAACGGAGATTTAAGATCTGATTCGGGTGATACAGATTTTAATATTATCAAAGGCACAGTTTATCTTAAATTAAATCGAATTGTTTCAGCTACAGCCGGTTTCGGCAGGACAAGATTTGAAAACGAATTTAACAGCAATATAACAGAAGTCTCTTTACGTGCTGAAGATGAAATGAAGTACACAATAATTGCATCATTTAATTCTTCTGATGCCAGCCACATTATGTACTCTCCGTTTCTTGTCGACGAAAGATTGAACGCAAAGAACTATTCTTTGAACGCAAAATATTTTGCGACAACAAATACTTTTCTTGCCGGAAGATTTATGTATAATTCTCTTTCAGATTCCAATGATGGATATCATCTTGATCTGAAGCTCGGTGAAAATTTTAACAACAGAATTTCCGCAGGGTATGTATATTCGTTTATTGATTATAAAAATAGATCGCTGCTTTACTGGAGTCCGGAAAATTTTGAAGCTCATAGTTTATGGGCTGACTGGAAATTTATTTCAAACAAAGAAACAGAAGCAGTGATCGGCGGAAAAGTCGGAATAATACCAGAGAATGATTTTATCCTGAGAGAAATTTCCGGTTCATTGAGCCATAAATTTTTCGATAAACTAACACTTCGACTCAGAGCTTCAGCAGGAAGCACAGTCAGACAGGAAACCGGTTATAGTTCAGTATCGTTTGGAATATCCGCGTTCTGGTCATTCTGA
- a CDS encoding glycosyltransferase — translation MIVIYTLPQTVLSVSSLFEYATIVALVIFLFILLIRYFAILAMAYLYLNEYTFKSKNGFQPFVSIIIPVYNEEKVIRESIRSLLELNYSNYEIIIVNDGSTDNTKAVAEELVGFRKGKLSEIKISLINKPNGGKATALNYGIKVSDAEYVLCMDGDSQLSPDSIKMAIRHFTNPEIGAVAGNVKVLNRRKFITDLQALEYIEGLNMARSAQSFVKLVNIIPGPIGLFRKKAIQQAGYYSSDTFAEDADLTLKILANGWKIYYEPKSISYTEAPEKIQQLLKQRYRWTRGIIQSIKKHKRLMINPTINFGDTVILWMMFYEALIWPAMNIAANLFFIVAAVFFGFSSLIFFWWAGLALLDLITALYCVAVEKEEIRLIGYAIIYRMFFILIIDICKAMSTIEEFLGIRMGWGKLERLGTAKI, via the coding sequence ATGATTGTTATCTACACCTTACCTCAAACTGTACTTTCCGTCAGCTCATTATTTGAATATGCAACAATTGTTGCGTTAGTAATTTTCCTTTTCATTTTGCTGATAAGATATTTTGCCATTCTTGCAATGGCGTATCTTTATCTGAATGAATACACATTCAAATCAAAAAATGGTTTTCAACCTTTCGTTTCAATAATAATTCCTGTTTACAATGAAGAAAAAGTGATCAGGGAATCAATAAGATCATTACTAGAATTGAATTATTCCAACTATGAAATAATTATCGTTAATGATGGTTCAACAGATAACACAAAAGCAGTGGCAGAAGAACTGGTTGGTTTCAGGAAAGGGAAATTATCAGAAATTAAAATCTCCTTGATAAACAAACCAAACGGCGGTAAAGCAACTGCACTTAACTACGGTATAAAAGTCTCGGACGCTGAATATGTTTTGTGTATGGATGGTGATTCACAACTTTCACCGGATTCAATAAAGATGGCAATACGCCATTTTACAAATCCTGAAATTGGTGCTGTTGCCGGCAACGTTAAAGTTTTGAACAGAAGAAAATTCATTACAGACCTTCAGGCACTGGAGTATATCGAAGGTTTGAATATGGCAAGAAGCGCACAGAGTTTTGTTAAACTTGTTAATATTATTCCCGGTCCGATCGGGTTATTCCGCAAAAAAGCCATTCAGCAGGCAGGTTATTATTCCAGCGACACATTTGCTGAAGATGCAGATCTTACACTAAAGATTTTAGCAAACGGCTGGAAAATTTATTATGAACCTAAATCCATTTCATATACCGAAGCACCTGAAAAAATTCAGCAGCTGCTGAAGCAAAGGTACCGATGGACAAGAGGGATAATTCAGTCAATCAAAAAACATAAAAGATTGATGATCAATCCGACGATTAACTTCGGCGATACAGTAATTTTATGGATGATGTTTTATGAAGCGCTTATCTGGCCGGCAATGAATATCGCAGCAAATTTATTTTTCATTGTAGCCGCTGTGTTCTTTGGTTTTTCATCATTAATATTTTTCTGGTGGGCGGGGCTCGCACTTCTTGACCTGATAACTGCACTATACTGTGTTGCCGTTGAAAAAGAAGAAATCAGATTAATTGGTTACGCAATAATTTACAGGATGTTCTTTATCCTTATCATCGATATTTGTAAAGCTATGTCAACTATAGAAGAGTTCCTTGGTATAAGAATGGGCTGGGGAAAACTTGAACGCCTGGGGACAGCAAAAATTTAA